One genomic segment of Desulfovibrio sp. UCD-KL4C includes these proteins:
- a CDS encoding acyltransferase: MKYYTHPTADIDQEASVGGKTYIWQNVQIRKNAMIGSNCIIGKGAFIDFGAIVGNNVKIQNYANIFRGVTIEDGVFIGPSVCFTNDMFPRAVNSDGSLMDISDWKCYETLVKSGAAIGAGSVIVCNTTIGKWAIVGAGSVVTKDVPDYGLVYGNPARLRGYVCPCGNKFSLEPTNTPNIELTCEHCKSAIIINESNYK, from the coding sequence ATGAAATACTATACACACCCTACTGCAGACATTGACCAAGAAGCAAGTGTTGGCGGTAAAACATATATTTGGCAAAATGTTCAAATTAGAAAAAATGCTATGATTGGCTCAAACTGTATTATTGGAAAAGGAGCTTTTATTGACTTTGGAGCTATCGTCGGAAACAATGTTAAAATCCAAAACTACGCCAATATTTTTAGAGGCGTAACAATAGAAGATGGTGTCTTCATCGGTCCATCTGTCTGTTTTACTAATGATATGTTTCCAAGAGCAGTAAATAGTGATGGATCCTTAATGGATATCAGTGATTGGAAATGCTACGAAACTCTCGTAAAATCTGGTGCAGCAATTGGCGCTGGCTCTGTAATTGTTTGTAACACGACAATTGGTAAATGGGCTATTGTTGGCGCAGGAAGTGTAGTAACCAAAGATGTTCCTGATTATGGATTAGTCTATGGTAATCCTGCACGGCTCAGAGGTTACGTTTGCCCTTGTGGCAACAAGTTTTCGCTAGAGCCGACAAACACTCCGAATATTGAATTGACTTGTGAGCATTGTAAAAGCGCAATTATTATAAATGAAAGTAACTATAAATAG
- a CDS encoding glycosyltransferase: MKKILIFGALADCDITLGTFLINNGYDVTIARHQRYQYNHTSKGLVSPLPNSTQIKYTKKTIDLIKETKKADLIITFTGSLPLSLHLWWVFKKVLDLPPTINIPTGSDMSELINKKKFLSYVYKYVLKSVNINLINPRKDFLQTLNKHNIKNVSFFRYPHRFLKKNCAVNNFSEIIFFHPTRIDFLSQKKLKQSKGNDIFFEEFDKALASGLNAKCYLIEHGKDWKYLQEKTSISKYSNNYIWLKKLRFEEYVKYMNFADVIVDQFYVGWMGGIAHEAMSLGKPVLTYVSKASASLLYGSDLPPILNCNIKKESLCDTLLSCNSKKELLLLGSKGQKWLVRNHGWHICIKHFNNIINSIS; this comes from the coding sequence ATGAAAAAAATACTCATTTTTGGGGCGCTTGCAGATTGCGATATAACTCTTGGCACATTCTTAATCAATAATGGATACGATGTAACCATTGCAAGGCATCAAAGATATCAATATAATCATACGAGCAAAGGTCTTGTCAGCCCTTTGCCAAACTCTACTCAAATTAAATACACCAAAAAAACAATAGACCTCATTAAGGAAACCAAGAAAGCAGATTTGATAATCACTTTTACAGGAAGCCTTCCCTTGTCTTTGCATTTGTGGTGGGTCTTTAAAAAAGTACTAGATCTCCCCCCAACAATTAACATTCCAACAGGCTCAGACATGTCTGAATTAATTAATAAAAAAAAATTTTTATCGTATGTTTATAAATATGTTTTAAAATCAGTTAACATAAATTTAATCAACCCTAGAAAGGATTTCCTTCAGACTCTGAACAAACATAATATAAAAAACGTTTCTTTTTTCCGTTATCCACATCGCTTTTTAAAGAAAAACTGTGCCGTAAATAATTTTTCAGAAATAATTTTTTTTCACCCGACAAGAATAGATTTTTTATCACAGAAAAAATTAAAGCAATCCAAAGGTAATGATATTTTCTTTGAAGAATTTGATAAGGCTCTTGCATCTGGTTTAAACGCTAAATGTTATTTGATAGAACATGGTAAGGACTGGAAATATTTACAAGAAAAAACATCTATATCTAAATATTCAAATAATTATATTTGGCTTAAGAAATTACGCTTTGAAGAGTATGTCAAATATATGAATTTTGCAGATGTAATTGTTGACCAATTTTATGTTGGCTGGATGGGAGGTATTGCACATGAGGCAATGTCTTTAGGAAAACCTGTTTTAACTTACGTTAGTAAAGCTTCTGCTTCACTACTATATGGCTCAGATCTGCCGCCGATTCTTAATTGTAATATAAAAAAAGAATCTCTCTGTGACACTTTGCTCAGCTGTAACAGCAAAAAAGAACTTTTATTACTCGGAAGTAAAGGACAGAAATGGTTAGTTAGAAACCATGGTTGGCATATTTGTATAAAACATTTTAACAATATTATAAATTCAATCTCATAA
- a CDS encoding class I SAM-dependent methyltransferase, with the protein MNNKICPVCSSTNLEDCFPDYSGTCIASNFKTVENASLKIKICTECGLIFNSKGIRAEGSNFYLKEKFKPRAALTFFNKSKKVSRTELNFKKLNELVDLNTKRSLLELGAGKGDFLKYFCSKINDWEINALEPNMGQRDLLSINEISKVYQTPYNELDLLPKKFDLIISFSVIEHVNNPLDFLQWQAKHLAEGGTIFIEVPNFSMIPGDFFCIDHLTKMTKYSLENLAIRAGLTIENIVEDKVPLYAALKKDPTKKINTNPYAQNLKIINKNTEICSSFFDSFTDMYLKKNSESKYAIFGCSTLGRMTPKYCNVPLSDIACYIDEDSSHQEKDVFGIPIYNRSAIKKLGITDVFIAVSPLYIDAVIAKLSEENVNLHYPKLS; encoded by the coding sequence ATGAATAATAAAATATGCCCTGTATGCTCATCTACTAATTTAGAAGACTGTTTCCCAGACTATAGCGGAACATGCATCGCTTCAAATTTTAAAACTGTTGAGAATGCTAGTCTCAAAATTAAAATATGTACTGAATGTGGCCTAATATTTAACAGCAAAGGAATTAGGGCCGAAGGTTCCAACTTTTATTTAAAAGAAAAATTTAAGCCGCGAGCAGCTCTTACTTTTTTTAATAAGTCCAAAAAAGTTTCTCGAACAGAACTTAATTTTAAAAAGCTTAACGAGCTTGTGGATCTCAACACCAAGAGGAGTCTACTAGAATTAGGCGCTGGCAAAGGAGATTTCTTAAAATATTTTTGCTCGAAAATTAATGACTGGGAAATAAATGCTCTCGAACCCAATATGGGACAGAGAGATCTGTTATCAATCAATGAAATTTCCAAGGTTTACCAAACACCTTATAACGAACTAGATTTACTTCCCAAAAAATTTGACCTGATAATTTCGTTCAGTGTAATTGAACATGTAAATAACCCACTTGATTTTTTACAATGGCAAGCGAAGCATTTAGCAGAAGGTGGAACTATTTTTATTGAAGTTCCTAATTTCTCGATGATCCCTGGTGATTTCTTTTGCATTGACCACTTAACAAAAATGACCAAATATTCTTTAGAAAATTTAGCGATAAGAGCGGGGCTTACTATTGAAAATATCGTTGAAGATAAAGTTCCTCTATATGCAGCATTAAAAAAAGATCCAACTAAAAAAATTAACACAAATCCATATGCTCAAAATTTAAAAATAATAAATAAAAACACAGAAATTTGCAGTTCTTTTTTTGACAGCTTTACTGATATGTACTTAAAGAAAAATTCTGAAAGTAAGTATGCCATTTTTGGATGTAGCACTCTTGGACGTATGACGCCTAAGTATTGTAACGTTCCTCTAAGCGACATCGCTTGCTACATTGACGAAGACTCTTCTCATCAAGAAAAAGATGTTTTTGGTATTCCTATTTATAATCGTTCAGCAATTAAAAAACTCGGAATAACAGATGTTTTTATAGCTGTAAGCCCTCTATATATTGATGCCGTGATAGCAAAATTATCTGAGGAGAATGTAAATCTTCACTACCCAAAACTAAGTTAG
- a CDS encoding ATP-grasp domain-containing protein, with translation MNIMITAVGDANVGAQIYSALQNLPDYEISITNIVPLTTGNPDNFILAPLASSKIYINFILETCIDRKIEMLIPGSEAELAVISKHRRLFKEKGITLLMNTEQVLDTCLDKEKTVEFLKKNNFNYPRTVKIHLEKRVELILDSIEKEIMPPYVLKPNVGAGGSKDIYIIQSREEALHILNYIKLTSHGQFIAQEYVGSYNEEYTIGVMSNQQAKAYSAFVLKRNLTSTLSVRNIVKNQCFKRIKDDNLIISTGISQGHVGDYPKLKKFAFNVANAIGSIGPLNIQCRIHNEDIYIFEINPRFSGTTSIRALCGHNDPEIMISELTSKDFTSKQIPYTHGLAIRSLKNQFIPEKGNRNE, from the coding sequence ATGAATATAATGATAACTGCAGTAGGCGATGCAAATGTCGGAGCTCAAATTTATAGTGCTTTGCAAAACCTTCCTGATTATGAAATCAGTATAACTAACATTGTACCACTTACAACTGGAAATCCAGATAATTTTATTCTAGCTCCACTTGCTTCAAGCAAAATTTATATCAACTTTATTTTAGAAACATGCATTGATAGAAAGATTGAAATGCTTATTCCTGGTTCAGAAGCTGAGTTAGCTGTAATTTCTAAGCACAGAAGACTTTTTAAAGAAAAAGGAATCACCTTACTCATGAACACTGAGCAAGTCTTAGACACATGCTTAGATAAAGAAAAAACAGTAGAATTCCTAAAAAAAAATAACTTTAATTATCCTCGAACTGTTAAAATACATTTAGAGAAGAGAGTTGAACTGATTCTTGACAGTATAGAAAAAGAAATTATGCCGCCATACGTACTTAAACCAAATGTAGGTGCTGGTGGCTCAAAAGATATTTATATTATTCAATCCAGAGAAGAAGCACTACACATATTAAATTATATTAAACTCACTTCGCATGGGCAATTCATAGCTCAAGAGTATGTTGGAAGTTACAATGAAGAATATACTATTGGTGTAATGTCTAACCAACAGGCAAAAGCTTATTCTGCCTTTGTGTTGAAGCGGAATCTGACCTCCACATTATCTGTTAGAAATATTGTAAAAAATCAATGTTTCAAACGTATCAAAGATGACAATCTAATAATATCCACAGGAATTTCACAGGGACACGTTGGAGATTACCCAAAACTAAAAAAGTTTGCCTTCAACGTTGCGAATGCGATTGGATCTATTGGGCCACTAAACATTCAATGTCGTATCCATAATGAAGATATCTATATCTTTGAAATAAATCCTAGATTTTCTGGAACAACATCAATAAGGGCTCTTTGTGGTCATAATGATCCGGAAATCATGATTTCTGAACTGACATCGAAGGATTTCACTTCTAAGCAAATTCCATATACACACGGACTTGCAATTCGCTCACTAAAAAATCAATTTATACCGGAGAAAGGAAATAGAAATGAATAA
- a CDS encoding metallophosphoesterase, with product MCIAFLADIHGNHFALEKVLNEIPLSYDIYVLGDTLGYLPFYKQCVKALIERNATCIEGNHEHMLLKTKGSYTTNELLIKYHEYFDLSKNDEILFWLQTLQKEVYLTINNQKCMITHASPWSIDEYIYKDSDNHHRFLDFDSDVFFIGHNHVQFKVDIANKSIYSIGSVGLPRRGPCRANYLVFEDNKFKFKTLSYNPSPLFKMCEPFNESISLNSVLKKLDN from the coding sequence ATGTGTATAGCTTTTTTAGCTGATATACATGGGAACCATTTTGCCCTTGAAAAAGTTCTTAACGAAATTCCGCTTTCGTATGACATTTATGTTTTGGGAGATACTTTAGGATACTTACCTTTTTATAAACAATGCGTTAAAGCTCTTATCGAAAGAAATGCTACGTGTATCGAAGGCAACCATGAGCACATGTTGTTAAAAACAAAAGGCTCATACACAACTAATGAGCTATTAATAAAGTATCATGAATATTTTGATTTAAGTAAAAATGATGAAATATTATTTTGGCTGCAAACTTTACAAAAAGAAGTCTATTTGACCATTAATAACCAAAAATGCATGATCACACACGCATCCCCTTGGTCAATTGATGAATACATATATAAAGACAGTGATAACCATCATCGCTTTCTAGACTTCGATTCAGATGTTTTTTTTATTGGCCACAATCATGTACAGTTTAAAGTTGATATTGCCAATAAATCTATATACAGCATTGGATCCGTAGGCCTCCCACGGAGAGGTCCATGTAGAGCTAATTATCTCGTATTTGAAGACAACAAATTTAAGTTTAAAACTTTAAGCTATAACCCTTCGCCGTTATTTAAAATGTGTGAACCTTTTAATGAATCAATATCCTTAAACAGTGTACTAAAAAAACTGGATAATTAA
- a CDS encoding DegT/DnrJ/EryC1/StrS aminotransferase family protein: MNKIPLIKPYIDFKDVATDFETIFDSGWFTKGNFIANFREKISEYTSAKYCFATTSATTALYACLKLLKIGVGDEVIVSDFSFPATANVVEEVGATTIFADVSLETFNMLPSELENKITSKTKAVIFVDAFGNLSGLDAIKKICKKSNLPLIEDAACAIGSSINGVKSGNISDLTCFSFHPRKLLTCGEGGAITTNNPDYAEKLEILLNHGATVQDGKFDFVEAGYNFRMTELQAAMGISQLKKLDQIVEERNEAKKEFDRQLLPLGFIPQEKTYTGIHNIQSLVYRVPENYSRDELIKFLREKGVESTIGTYCLSGLTYYSNKYDCICPSAKLLQEELITLPCFDQVESLKVCNLIREFMEE; the protein is encoded by the coding sequence ATGAATAAAATACCATTAATAAAGCCATATATAGACTTTAAAGACGTTGCAACTGATTTTGAAACTATTTTTGATTCCGGCTGGTTTACAAAAGGTAATTTTATAGCAAATTTTAGAGAAAAAATTAGTGAATACACTTCTGCTAAGTATTGTTTTGCAACAACATCTGCGACTACAGCCTTGTATGCATGTCTTAAACTTCTAAAAATTGGAGTGGGAGATGAAGTTATTGTATCTGATTTTTCCTTTCCAGCTACTGCAAATGTTGTTGAAGAAGTAGGAGCAACCACCATATTTGCTGATGTTTCACTCGAAACATTCAATATGCTTCCATCTGAATTAGAAAATAAAATTACGTCAAAAACCAAAGCAGTAATTTTTGTTGATGCCTTTGGTAACCTTTCTGGTTTAGATGCAATTAAAAAAATATGTAAGAAAAGTAATCTGCCTTTAATTGAAGATGCTGCTTGCGCTATAGGTAGCTCCATAAACGGAGTTAAAAGTGGTAATATTTCTGATCTTACTTGTTTTAGCTTTCACCCGAGAAAACTATTAACTTGCGGAGAAGGTGGGGCCATTACAACAAACAATCCTGATTATGCTGAGAAACTAGAAATATTACTCAACCATGGTGCCACAGTACAAGATGGAAAATTTGATTTTGTTGAGGCTGGCTATAATTTCAGGATGACTGAACTTCAAGCTGCAATGGGTATTTCACAGCTTAAAAAATTAGATCAAATTGTTGAAGAAAGAAATGAAGCTAAAAAAGAATTTGATCGGCAGCTGCTCCCACTAGGTTTTATTCCACAAGAAAAAACATATACAGGCATCCATAATATTCAATCACTGGTCTACAGAGTCCCCGAAAACTATTCTAGAGACGAACTTATTAAGTTTCTAAGAGAAAAGGGTGTGGAGTCAACGATCGGAACTTATTGCTTAAGCGGACTTACTTACTATTCAAATAAATACGATTGTATTTGTCCAAGCGCAAAATTACTTCAAGAAGAATTAATTACGCTTCCATGCTTTGACCAAGTTGAGTCTTTAAAAGTATGCAATTTAATCCGCGAATTTATGGAAGAATGA